A single region of the Anaerolineales bacterium genome encodes:
- the cax gene encoding calcium/proton exchanger, protein MSKQNATPADQKGGFKLSSILNFNVLLVFLPIALVLRASGGSDVLIFGAAALAIVPLASLVGSSTEVVAAKLGPGLGGLINATLGNAAELIITIFALRAGLLELVKSSIIGSVIGNLLLVMGLSMVFGGVKNGRQTFDKHVAGVNATFLILAFLILAIPSAFDTAILGASDGLNRELLFSEGLAIVMIVLYGLYILYTLRNPTPSAGEAHHTSSLSIRTALIILALSTLGIVFMSETLVGTVEKVGHSLGLSQFFIGIIIVPLIGNVAEHLVAVQVAWKNRMDLSMSISLGSSMQIALFVAPVLVFISLLFKDKLLLVFNAYELLALAVASIIAAFVAMDGESNWLEGAALLAVYLIFAWAFLLVPAMATGGVH, encoded by the coding sequence ATGTCGAAACAAAATGCCACACCCGCCGACCAAAAAGGCGGCTTCAAACTTTCAAGCATCCTTAATTTCAATGTCCTGCTCGTCTTTTTGCCCATTGCCTTAGTGCTGCGTGCCAGCGGCGGGAGTGATGTGCTGATCTTTGGGGCAGCTGCCTTAGCCATTGTCCCCCTCGCTTCATTGGTGGGAAGTTCGACAGAGGTTGTCGCCGCCAAACTCGGACCCGGGTTAGGCGGTTTGATCAACGCCACCTTAGGGAACGCGGCGGAGTTGATCATCACCATTTTCGCCTTGCGGGCAGGCTTGTTGGAACTGGTCAAATCCTCGATTATCGGCTCGGTGATTGGCAACTTGTTGTTGGTCATGGGCTTGAGTATGGTGTTTGGGGGCGTCAAAAACGGACGGCAAACCTTTGATAAGCATGTTGCCGGAGTGAATGCCACTTTTTTGATCCTCGCCTTTTTGATTCTTGCCATTCCTTCTGCGTTTGATACGGCAATCCTCGGCGCCAGCGATGGGCTGAACCGCGAACTGCTCTTTAGTGAGGGGTTGGCAATCGTGATGATCGTCCTCTATGGGCTGTATATTCTCTACACGCTGCGCAACCCCACCCCCAGCGCCGGAGAAGCCCACCACACAAGCTCGCTGAGCATCCGAACGGCGCTGATCATCCTTGCCCTCTCAACATTGGGGATCGTCTTTATGAGCGAGACGCTCGTAGGGACGGTGGAAAAGGTTGGTCACAGTTTGGGACTGTCCCAATTCTTCATCGGGATCATCATCGTCCCGCTCATTGGGAATGTCGCGGAACATCTTGTTGCCGTACAGGTGGCATGGAAAAACCGTATGGATTTGAGCATGTCGATCTCGTTGGGATCGAGTATGCAGATTGCCTTGTTTGTCGCCCCTGTCCTCGTCTTTATCAGCTTGCTGTTTAAAGATAAGCTGCTGCTTGTGTTTAATGCCTATGAATTGTTGGCATTGGCAGTGGCGTCCATCATTGCGGCATTTGTGGCGATGGATGGCGAATCGAATTGGCTAGAGGGGGCAGCACTGTTGGCAGTGTACCTGATCTTTGCGTGGGCGTTTTTACTTGTGCCAGCAATGGCAACAGGCGGAGTCCACTAA
- a CDS encoding sortase, with protein sequence MGRIGGSGKLWRGVVMIGIALFTLGAGMRVYAQITLGQTIQRLLDARPPSPIALTAPSSQPLALAPSAPSSLRLPEYDLWNVLTPVTVTYDAANTPLWETADSAWHVPSGIPGQAGSGFGNVVLGGHTPASDPEVWARSVFRALPTLNRGDQIVVEAGTARYSYQVALVFAIPAGEANNPEAAAWLAPTGDERLTLITCFPPHTAAYRVIAVAFPTTFTNTGDLR encoded by the coding sequence ATGGGACGTATCGGCGGTTCGGGCAAACTCTGGCGGGGCGTCGTCATGATTGGGATAGCCCTTTTTACACTGGGGGCGGGGATGCGTGTCTATGCTCAAATCACCTTGGGGCAAACGATTCAACGCCTTCTTGACGCCCGTCCGCCATCGCCCATCGCCCTTACCGCCCCATCGTCTCAGCCGTTGGCGCTTGCCCCTTCTGCCCCCTCTAGTCTTCGCCTGCCAGAGTACGACCTTTGGAACGTTCTCACCCCTGTCACCGTGACCTATGATGCGGCAAATACCCCCCTATGGGAGACCGCCGACAGCGCGTGGCATGTTCCATCGGGCATACCCGGACAGGCGGGGAGCGGGTTTGGGAATGTCGTCCTTGGCGGACACACCCCCGCAAGCGACCCTGAGGTATGGGCGCGGTCTGTCTTTCGGGCGCTTCCAACGCTCAATAGAGGGGATCAGATCGTCGTTGAGGCTGGAACAGCCCGTTACAGCTATCAGGTTGCGCTAGTCTTTGCCATTCCCGCGGGGGAAGCGAACAACCCCGAAGCTGCCGCTTGGCTTGCCCCCACCGGCGATGAGCGCCTCACCTTGATCACCTGTTTCCCACCGCATACGGCGGCATATCGGGTGATTGCGGTTGCTTTTCCCACTACGTTTACGAACACCGGAGATCTAAGATGA